One Halolamina litorea genomic window carries:
- a CDS encoding phosphate signaling complex PhoU family protein, whose translation MAETRKVQVTGGSTFTVSIPKDWATDNDVEAGSRVVFHPEEDSLVLTPVSDEERTEGSLEVSGLQGEELRRAVMTMYVSGFDVISLQADRITTDQRRTIRQATQSLVGLEVLEETGDRVVVRDLLDSSELSIHNAVDRMRLIASSMLGDAVEALATDDADLAEDVIQRDDDVDRLYMVVSRIFRATLRSPTAAEELGLPREVCFDYHSSARQLERVADHATKIAHLSLEIETAPPEEVVDSLRELHEAAAEVIDNAMAALFADENDEAIRLANRAREQVQDIDGSAREIDELLRDFDPARAQLLGLIVDSLSRSADYGGNVAETALQKAAPTP comes from the coding sequence ATGGCCGAGACCCGGAAGGTGCAGGTGACCGGCGGATCGACGTTCACGGTCTCCATCCCCAAGGACTGGGCGACGGACAACGACGTGGAAGCGGGCAGCCGCGTCGTGTTCCATCCAGAGGAAGACTCACTGGTCCTCACCCCCGTCTCCGACGAGGAGCGAACCGAGGGGAGTCTCGAGGTCAGTGGCCTCCAGGGCGAGGAGCTCCGTCGCGCGGTGATGACGATGTACGTCTCCGGGTTCGACGTGATCTCGCTGCAGGCCGACCGGATCACGACCGACCAGCGTCGGACGATCCGGCAGGCGACCCAGAGCCTCGTCGGCCTGGAGGTACTGGAGGAGACCGGCGACCGCGTGGTCGTGCGTGACCTCCTCGACTCCTCGGAGCTGTCGATCCACAACGCCGTCGACCGGATGCGCCTGATCGCCTCCTCGATGCTCGGCGACGCCGTCGAGGCGCTCGCCACCGACGACGCCGACCTCGCGGAGGACGTGATCCAGCGCGACGACGACGTGGACCGGCTCTACATGGTCGTCTCCCGTATCTTCCGGGCGACGCTGCGGAGCCCCACCGCCGCCGAGGAGTTGGGGCTCCCCCGCGAGGTCTGTTTCGACTACCACTCCAGCGCCCGGCAGTTGGAGCGCGTCGCGGACCACGCGACCAAGATCGCTCACCTCTCCTTGGAGATCGAGACGGCCCCGCCCGAGGAGGTCGTCGACTCCCTCCGGGAGCTTCACGAGGCCGCCGCCGAGGTCATCGACAACGCGATGGCCGCGCTGTTCGCCGACGAGAACGACGAGGCGATCCGGCTGGCCAACCGCGCCCGCGAGCAGGTCCAGGACATCGACGGCAGCGCCCGCGAGATCGACGAACTGTTGCGTGACTTCGACCCCGCGCGGGCCCAACTGCTCGGGCTGATCGTGGACTCGCTCTCGCGGTCGGCGGACTACGGGGGGAACGTCGCCGAAACGGCACTGCAGAAAGCGGCGCCGACGCCCTGA
- a CDS encoding PstS family phosphate ABC transporter substrate-binding protein, whose amino-acid sequence MARQTDGVSRRSFLAGVATTGAVAAAGCTSNTGTEGEGGLSGDIRITGSSTVFPLASALREEFIGEHENVDISLSSDGSGGGFTNYFCTGDSDFNNASRPIAPEEESQCSDNDVTPVELKVATDALTVVVNPDADWFGADGEECVTVEELKQIWSAESQPTTWSDVNSDWPDEEIQLYGPTDASGTFDYFNEVIIGEETDHRTDYQSTEQDNQIINGVADSEYAIGYMGFAYYSQSGEGVTALGIDNGDGCVKPTLETARSGEYQPLSRPLFTYPSQSSLGEEHVAEFARYWMEQSTSESLVADEVGYVPNTEADRDEMLDRLESAIEAAE is encoded by the coding sequence ATGGCACGACAGACCGACGGTGTATCCCGGCGATCGTTCCTGGCTGGCGTCGCAACCACTGGTGCGGTAGCTGCCGCCGGCTGTACGAGCAACACCGGTACCGAGGGCGAGGGCGGGCTCTCGGGGGACATCCGGATCACCGGGAGTTCGACCGTGTTCCCGCTCGCGTCGGCGTTACGCGAGGAGTTCATCGGCGAGCACGAGAACGTGGACATCTCGCTCAGCTCCGACGGGAGCGGTGGCGGCTTCACGAACTACTTCTGTACGGGCGATTCGGACTTCAACAACGCCTCGCGACCCATCGCGCCCGAGGAGGAGAGTCAGTGTTCGGACAACGACGTGACGCCGGTCGAGCTCAAGGTCGCGACCGACGCCCTGACCGTCGTCGTCAACCCCGACGCCGACTGGTTCGGCGCCGACGGCGAGGAGTGTGTGACCGTCGAGGAACTCAAGCAGATCTGGTCGGCCGAGAGCCAGCCGACGACCTGGAGCGACGTGAACTCCGACTGGCCCGACGAGGAGATCCAGCTCTACGGCCCGACCGACGCCTCCGGGACGTTCGACTACTTCAACGAGGTCATCATCGGCGAGGAGACCGACCACCGGACGGACTACCAGTCGACCGAGCAGGACAACCAGATCATCAACGGCGTCGCCGACAGCGAGTACGCGATCGGCTACATGGGCTTTGCCTACTACTCCCAGAGCGGTGAGGGTGTCACCGCACTCGGGATCGACAACGGTGACGGCTGCGTGAAGCCGACGCTCGAAACCGCACGGAGCGGCGAGTACCAGCCGCTCTCGCGGCCGCTGTTCACCTACCCCTCCCAGTCGTCGCTGGGCGAGGAGCACGTCGCCGAGTTCGCCCGCTACTGGATGGAACAGAGCACCAGCGAGTCGCTCGTCGCCGACGAGGTCGGCTACGTCCCCAACACGGAGGCGGACCGCGACGAGATGCTCGACCGGCTCGAGTCCGCCATCGAAGCGGCCGAGTAA
- the pstC gene encoding phosphate ABC transporter permease subunit PstC, with product MSGDRATETLTRRTQNSSRELLAKAFFFGCAVLSVATTVSIVGLLTFEASKFFTLTAPLVGVEGATATFTEFFTGSEWGLQGPNLGVMSLVSVTLMVTIGSGLIAIPLGVATALYLSEYASERARSYLKPALEVLAGVPSIIYGIFAVAYITPAIDAVVGVQGLFNIASACIVVGIMILPMVASVSEDAMQAVPDDLRQAGYGMGATKYDVSTNIVVPAAASGIFSSFILALSRAIGETMAVTLAGGSLARNFDPTKLSSYFQLLNPESYLEPGMTMTAAMIQLLTGDVTGGGLAYRSLFAVGLVLFVITLGMNVLSDLIARRYQEDYQ from the coding sequence ATGAGCGGGGATCGGGCGACCGAGACGCTGACGCGCCGGACCCAGAACTCCTCGCGGGAGCTGCTCGCCAAGGCGTTCTTCTTCGGCTGCGCGGTGCTTTCGGTTGCGACGACGGTGAGTATTGTTGGACTACTGACTTTCGAAGCGTCGAAGTTCTTCACCCTCACGGCGCCGCTCGTCGGCGTCGAGGGGGCGACGGCGACGTTCACGGAGTTCTTCACCGGCAGCGAGTGGGGGCTGCAGGGGCCGAACCTCGGCGTCATGTCGCTGGTGTCGGTGACGCTGATGGTGACGATCGGGTCGGGTCTGATCGCGATCCCGCTCGGGGTGGCGACGGCGCTCTACCTCAGCGAGTACGCGAGCGAGCGTGCTCGCTCCTACCTCAAGCCCGCACTCGAAGTGCTGGCGGGCGTCCCGTCGATCATCTACGGGATCTTCGCGGTGGCGTACATCACGCCCGCCATCGACGCCGTAGTCGGCGTCCAGGGCCTGTTCAACATCGCCTCTGCCTGTATCGTCGTCGGCATCATGATCCTCCCGATGGTCGCCTCCGTCAGCGAGGACGCGATGCAGGCCGTGCCGGACGACCTCCGGCAGGCCGGCTACGGGATGGGCGCGACCAAATACGACGTGTCGACGAACATCGTCGTCCCGGCGGCGGCATCGGGCATCTTCTCGTCGTTCATCCTCGCGCTCTCGCGGGCCATCGGGGAGACGATGGCGGTCACCCTCGCGGGTGGCTCGCTCGCGCGGAACTTCGACCCGACGAAGCTCTCCTCGTACTTCCAGCTACTCAACCCCGAGTCGTACCTCGAACCGGGGATGACGATGACGGCGGCGATGATCCAACTCCTGACCGGCGACGTGACCGGCGGGGGGCTGGCCTACCGCAGCCTGTTCGCGGTGGGGCTGGTGCTGTTCGTCATCACGCTCGGGATGAACGTGCTGAGTGACCTGATCGCCCGCCGCTACCAGGAGGACTACCAATGA
- the pstA gene encoding phosphate ABC transporter permease PstA: MSTETTDGFGHVSRRVGQLFRYVLFASTLVGILTLAVLLVYVANDAFRPLTADPGWHLVFFLTLVVPTVGVGWWSYRRSYRTLTTGLLGLVLPGIAALYAGGLAALFIDVIPTLVWLSFVVALAVPGAVVVALSRTNRDVPFLAQIAAVLVSAVGSLLVIPGLIQSFPTVPADWMVLVLTIGVPEGALLARWADGRWGRRDGLIAGVGTVIGSALAGVAGIATGIGAVPGVALALFAGVPTAIYVAVVVSERPEQRIGLLLPATIIVGALVGELVVGTLGFAGPESWVDWGFLTGTTQSGDPRSVGIYSGVVGTILLMFTVAAIAIPTGVGAAVYLEEYAPDTRLTRIIDVNISNLAGVPSVVYGLLGLGLFVRYAGAKTGTLIVGGATLALLVFPIVIISSREAIRAVPDSARQASYGMGATRWQTVKNVVLPRAFPGILTGTILALSRAIGETAPLLVIGAAQVFGVPDAWDSTIGAMPLQLYVWASTYASPEFYTTVLAAGIVVLLTAMLSMNSIAIYVRNHYEQR; the protein is encoded by the coding sequence ATGAGTACCGAAACGACCGACGGGTTCGGTCACGTCAGCCGCCGGGTCGGCCAACTGTTCCGCTACGTGTTGTTCGCGTCGACGCTCGTGGGCATCCTGACGCTCGCGGTGTTGTTGGTGTACGTCGCCAACGACGCCTTCCGGCCGCTGACGGCCGACCCCGGCTGGCACCTCGTCTTCTTCCTCACACTCGTCGTCCCCACGGTCGGGGTCGGCTGGTGGAGCTACCGACGGAGTTACCGGACCCTCACGACCGGGCTGCTCGGACTCGTGTTGCCCGGGATCGCGGCGCTGTACGCCGGCGGCCTCGCCGCGCTGTTCATCGACGTGATCCCGACGCTGGTCTGGCTCTCGTTCGTCGTCGCCCTCGCGGTGCCGGGCGCCGTCGTCGTCGCACTGAGCCGGACCAACCGCGACGTGCCGTTCCTCGCACAGATCGCCGCCGTGTTGGTCTCCGCGGTCGGCTCGCTGCTGGTGATCCCGGGACTCATCCAGAGCTTCCCGACGGTCCCCGCCGACTGGATGGTGCTCGTGCTGACCATCGGCGTCCCCGAGGGGGCGCTGCTGGCCCGCTGGGCCGACGGCCGCTGGGGTCGCCGTGACGGACTGATCGCCGGCGTCGGGACGGTCATCGGCAGCGCCCTCGCGGGCGTCGCCGGGATCGCCACCGGGATCGGCGCGGTGCCGGGCGTCGCACTCGCGCTCTTTGCCGGCGTGCCGACGGCCATCTACGTCGCCGTCGTCGTCAGCGAACGGCCCGAACAACGGATCGGCCTGCTGCTCCCGGCCACGATCATCGTCGGCGCACTGGTCGGCGAACTGGTCGTGGGCACGCTCGGCTTCGCCGGGCCCGAGTCGTGGGTCGACTGGGGGTTCCTGACGGGGACGACCCAGAGCGGTGACCCGCGCTCGGTCGGGATCTACTCCGGCGTCGTCGGGACGATCCTGCTGATGTTCACCGTCGCGGCCATCGCCATCCCGACCGGCGTCGGCGCGGCGGTGTACTTGGAGGAGTACGCCCCCGACACGCGACTGACCCGGATCATCGACGTGAACATCAGCAACCTCGCCGGCGTCCCCAGCGTGGTGTACGGGCTGCTCGGACTCGGGCTGTTCGTGCGCTACGCCGGGGCGAAGACGGGGACGCTGATCGTCGGCGGCGCGACGCTCGCCCTGCTCGTCTTCCCCATCGTGATCATCTCCTCGCGGGAGGCGATCCGGGCGGTGCCCGATTCGGCCCGGCAGGCCTCCTACGGGATGGGGGCGACGCGCTGGCAGACGGTGAAGAACGTCGTGCTCCCGCGGGCGTTCCCGGGGATCCTCACGGGAACGATCCTCGCGCTCTCGCGAGCCATCGGCGAGACGGCGCCGCTGCTGGTGATCGGCGCCGCGCAGGTGTTCGGGGTCCCCGACGCGTGGGACTCGACCATCGGCGCGATGCCGCTCCAGCTCTACGTCTGGGCGTCGACCTACGCCAGCCCGGAGTTCTACACGACCGTCCTCGCGGCGGGGATCGTGGTGCTCCTGACCGCGATGTTGAGCATGAACTCGATCGCAATCTACGTACGCAACCACTATGAGCAACGCTAA
- the pstB gene encoding phosphate ABC transporter ATP-binding protein PstB — translation MSNANQQTDMEDGSTGDEYAVSVPEGRGRDSDARGEASTIIESRDLSVWYNDDQALQSVSMEIPEKRVTAMVGPSGCGKSTFLRSINRMNDLIDAARVEGEMLFKGKNVYDDDVDPVALRRRIGMVFQQPNPFPKSIYDNVAYGLRLQDRTENLDEKVEDALRKAALWDEVKDKLDESGLDLSGGQQQRLCIARAIAVDPEVVLMDEPASALDPVATSKIEDLIDEMAEEYTVVIVTHNMQQAARISDKTAVFLTGGELVEFDDTDKVFENPESDRVEDYITGKFG, via the coding sequence ATGAGCAACGCTAACCAGCAAACCGACATGGAGGACGGATCGACCGGCGACGAGTACGCGGTGAGCGTCCCCGAGGGCCGGGGACGGGACAGCGACGCCCGCGGCGAGGCGTCGACCATCATCGAGAGCCGTGACCTGAGCGTCTGGTACAACGACGACCAAGCGCTCCAGTCGGTGAGCATGGAGATCCCCGAGAAGCGCGTCACCGCGATGGTCGGGCCATCCGGCTGCGGGAAGTCGACGTTCCTCCGGAGCATCAACCGGATGAACGACCTGATCGACGCCGCCCGCGTCGAGGGGGAGATGCTGTTCAAGGGCAAGAACGTCTACGACGACGACGTCGACCCGGTGGCGCTCCGGCGCCGCATCGGGATGGTGTTCCAGCAGCCCAACCCCTTCCCCAAGAGCATCTACGACAACGTCGCCTACGGCCTGCGCCTGCAGGACCGCACCGAGAACCTCGACGAGAAAGTCGAGGACGCGCTCCGGAAGGCCGCCCTCTGGGACGAGGTCAAGGACAAACTCGACGAGTCCGGGCTGGACCTCTCCGGCGGGCAACAACAGCGACTCTGTATCGCCCGCGCCATCGCCGTCGACCCCGAAGTGGTGCTGATGGACGAACCGGCGTCGGCGCTCGACCCCGTCGCCACCTCGAAGATCGAGGACCTGATCGACGAGATGGCCGAGGAGTACACCGTCGTCATCGTCACGCACAACATGCAGCAGGCCGCCCGCATCTCCGACAAGACCGCGGTGTTCCTCACCGGCGGCGAACTCGTGGAGTTCGACGACACCGACAAGGTGTTCGAGAACCCCGAGAGCGACCGGGTCGAGGACTACATCACTGGGAAGTTCGGGTAG
- the phoU gene encoding phosphate signaling complex protein PhoU has translation MPRDDYQRQLESLREDVLYMGEVVAERLRMGLDALEAQDDELGQEVIDRDDEVNQLYLELEQDCIDLLALQQPVAGDLRFIASSFKIITDLERIADLATNLGGYAAEARYEVFPDVDVQRIGDETLEMLAMAMAAYEDEDAEGCFAVAERDDDLDALCESASEIIVRDLIEKEAGDREEVEDLMGDVSRLLLTVRDLERVGDHAVNVAARTLYMVDNSDELIY, from the coding sequence ATGCCACGAGACGACTACCAACGACAGCTCGAATCGCTCCGGGAGGACGTCCTCTACATGGGCGAGGTCGTCGCCGAGCGCCTGCGGATGGGCCTCGACGCGCTGGAGGCACAGGACGACGAACTCGGCCAGGAGGTCATCGACCGCGACGACGAGGTCAACCAACTCTACCTCGAACTCGAACAGGACTGCATCGACCTGCTGGCGCTCCAACAGCCCGTCGCCGGCGACCTGCGCTTCATCGCCTCCTCGTTCAAGATCATCACCGACCTCGAACGGATCGCCGACTTGGCGACGAACCTCGGAGGGTACGCCGCCGAGGCCCGCTACGAGGTGTTCCCCGACGTGGACGTTCAGCGCATCGGCGACGAGACCCTGGAGATGCTCGCCATGGCGATGGCCGCCTACGAGGACGAGGACGCCGAGGGCTGTTTCGCCGTCGCCGAGCGCGACGACGACCTCGACGCGCTGTGTGAGAGCGCCTCCGAGATCATCGTCCGGGACCTGATCGAGAAGGAAGCCGGCGACCGCGAGGAGGTCGAGGACCTGATGGGCGACGTGTCCCGACTCCTCCTGACGGTGCGGGACCTCGAACGCGTCGGCGACCACGCGGTCAACGTCGCCGCCCGCACGCTGTACATGGTCGACAACTCCGACGAACTGATCTACTGA
- a CDS encoding aldo/keto reductase, producing MGTNQSDTFDIGEYTVHRLGFGAMRLCGEGIIGAPDDEEAARDVAREAVDLGVDFIDTADSYGPGTSERLLREAGVVDNALVATKGGLLRSHDGDWLPHGDPDYLENAALASIDRLGVDSIDLYQLHRPDPDTDFEASVTKLAELKDAGLVDNVGLSNVSVEQLETARDHVEVATVQNNYNLVNREHQDVLDACEGAGIGFIPYFPLGAGDLDEKAEAVDAVADAHDASRYQVALAWLLSSSDVTLPIPGTSSVEHLRENVAASGIELTDDDLARLSE from the coding sequence ATGGGCACGAACCAGAGCGACACGTTCGACATCGGCGAGTACACCGTCCACCGACTCGGTTTCGGCGCGATGCGGCTCTGTGGCGAGGGGATCATCGGCGCTCCAGACGACGAGGAGGCCGCCCGCGACGTCGCGCGCGAGGCGGTCGACCTCGGCGTGGACTTCATCGATACGGCGGACTCCTACGGCCCCGGAACGAGCGAGCGCCTGCTCCGCGAGGCCGGCGTTGTTGACAACGCGCTCGTCGCCACCAAGGGTGGACTGCTCCGCAGCCACGACGGCGACTGGCTCCCCCACGGCGACCCCGACTACCTCGAGAACGCCGCGCTGGCGTCCATCGACCGCCTCGGCGTGGACAGTATCGACCTCTACCAGCTCCACCGGCCCGACCCCGACACCGACTTCGAGGCGTCGGTGACGAAGCTCGCGGAACTCAAGGACGCCGGGCTGGTCGACAACGTCGGCCTGAGCAACGTCTCCGTCGAGCAGTTGGAGACCGCCCGCGACCACGTCGAGGTGGCGACGGTGCAGAACAACTACAACCTCGTCAACCGCGAGCACCAGGACGTGCTCGACGCCTGTGAGGGCGCCGGCATCGGCTTCATCCCGTACTTCCCCCTCGGCGCCGGGGACCTCGACGAGAAGGCCGAGGCCGTCGACGCCGTCGCCGACGCCCACGACGCCTCGCGCTACCAGGTCGCGCTGGCGTGGCTGCTCTCCAGTTCCGACGTGACGCTGCCGATCCCCGGCACGTCGAGCGTCGAGCACCTGCGGGAGAACGTCGCCGCGAGCGGGATCGAGTTGACCGACGACGACCTCGCCCGACTGAGCGAGTAA
- a CDS encoding CDC48 family AAA ATPase, which yields MNEVQLEVAKAYPNDSGRGIARLDPDTLLHLKLSPGDIIEIEGAETTAAKVWRADRQDWNTDTVRIDGFTRQNADVSIGERVTIRKAEAETAEKLTLAPPEDASVQFGSEAAGMVKRQILKRPVVERDIVPVMSSTNHPFMRSPGQAIPLIAVETEPDGVCLVTEETEVELREEPISGFDKTGGGITYEDIGGLEDEIQRVREMVELPMKHPQIFNKLGIEPPQGVLLHGPPGTGKTLLAKAVANETSASFFSIAGPEIISKYYGESEQQLREIFEDAKDDSPSIIFIDELDSIAPKREDVTGEVERRVVAQLLTMMDGLDSRGQVIVIGATNRVDSVDPALRRPGRFDREIEIGVPDETGRKEILQIHSRGMPLSDDVDLDHLADETHGFVGADIESLSKEAAMKALRRYLPEIDLDEEEVPPSLIDRMIVKEGDFRGALNEVEPSAMREVLVELPKITWEDVGGLEDAKQQIKEAVEWPLSSPEKFDRMGVEAPKGVMLYGPPGTGKTLMAKAVANETNANFISVRGPQLLSKWVGESEKAIRQTFRKARQVSPTVIFFDELDSLAPSRGQDMGTNVSERVVNQLLTELDGLEEMGEVMVIAATNRPDMIDPALIRSGRFDRLVMVGSPDQEGREKILQIHTQNTPLAPDVSLKEIAEITDGYVGSDLESICREAAIEALRADDDADEVEMSHFRQAIESVRPTITEDLLSYYEEVEEEFRGSASTSVDRGGNRLGFQ from the coding sequence ATGAACGAAGTCCAACTGGAAGTCGCGAAGGCGTATCCGAACGACTCGGGCCGTGGGATCGCTCGGCTCGACCCCGACACCCTGCTGCACCTGAAGCTCTCCCCCGGGGACATCATCGAGATCGAGGGTGCCGAGACCACCGCCGCGAAGGTCTGGCGGGCCGACCGGCAGGACTGGAACACCGACACGGTGCGCATCGACGGCTTCACCCGGCAGAACGCCGACGTGAGCATCGGCGAGCGCGTCACCATCCGGAAGGCCGAGGCGGAAACCGCCGAGAAGCTCACCCTCGCGCCGCCCGAGGACGCGTCGGTGCAGTTCGGCTCCGAGGCCGCCGGCATGGTCAAGCGCCAGATCCTCAAGCGTCCGGTGGTCGAGCGCGACATCGTCCCCGTGATGTCCAGCACGAACCACCCGTTCATGCGCTCGCCCGGGCAGGCGATCCCCCTGATCGCCGTCGAGACCGAGCCCGACGGCGTCTGTCTCGTCACCGAGGAGACCGAGGTCGAACTCCGCGAGGAGCCGATCTCCGGGTTCGACAAGACCGGCGGCGGGATCACCTACGAGGACATCGGCGGCCTCGAGGACGAGATCCAGCGCGTCCGGGAGATGGTCGAACTCCCGATGAAGCACCCCCAGATCTTCAACAAGCTCGGCATCGAGCCGCCCCAGGGAGTGTTGCTCCACGGGCCACCCGGCACCGGGAAGACCCTGCTCGCGAAGGCCGTCGCCAACGAGACCTCCGCGAGTTTCTTCTCCATCGCCGGCCCGGAGATCATCTCGAAGTACTACGGGGAGTCCGAACAGCAGCTCCGTGAGATCTTCGAGGACGCCAAGGACGACAGCCCGTCGATCATCTTCATCGACGAACTCGACTCCATCGCGCCCAAGCGTGAGGACGTGACCGGCGAGGTCGAGCGCCGCGTCGTCGCCCAGCTACTGACGATGATGGACGGGCTCGACTCCCGCGGACAGGTCATCGTCATCGGCGCCACCAACCGCGTCGACAGCGTCGACCCCGCGCTCCGTCGCCCGGGCCGCTTCGACCGCGAGATCGAGATCGGCGTCCCCGACGAGACCGGCCGCAAGGAGATCCTCCAGATCCACAGCCGCGGCATGCCCCTCTCGGACGACGTGGACCTCGACCACCTCGCCGACGAGACCCACGGCTTCGTCGGCGCCGACATCGAGAGCCTGAGCAAGGAAGCCGCGATGAAGGCGCTGCGGCGCTACCTCCCCGAGATCGACCTCGACGAGGAGGAGGTGCCCCCGAGCCTGATCGACCGCATGATCGTCAAGGAGGGCGACTTCCGCGGCGCGCTCAACGAGGTCGAACCGAGCGCGATGCGGGAGGTGCTGGTCGAACTGCCGAAGATCACGTGGGAGGACGTTGGCGGCCTCGAGGACGCCAAACAGCAGATCAAGGAGGCCGTCGAGTGGCCGCTGTCCAGCCCCGAGAAGTTCGATCGCATGGGCGTCGAGGCGCCGAAGGGCGTGATGCTCTACGGCCCGCCCGGCACCGGGAAGACGCTGATGGCGAAGGCGGTAGCCAACGAGACCAACGCCAACTTCATCTCGGTCCGCGGCCCGCAACTGCTCTCGAAGTGGGTCGGCGAGTCCGAGAAGGCGATCCGCCAGACGTTCCGCAAGGCCCGGCAGGTCTCGCCCACCGTCATCTTCTTCGACGAACTCGACTCGCTCGCGCCGAGTCGGGGACAGGACATGGGCACGAACGTCTCCGAGCGCGTCGTGAACCAGCTCCTGACCGAACTCGACGGGCTGGAGGAGATGGGCGAGGTGATGGTGATCGCTGCCACCAACCGCCCGGACATGATCGACCCGGCGCTGATCCGCTCTGGCCGGTTCGACCGCCTCGTGATGGTCGGCTCGCCCGACCAGGAGGGTCGCGAGAAGATCCTCCAGATCCACACCCAGAACACGCCGCTTGCCCCCGACGTGAGCCTCAAGGAGATCGCGGAGATCACCGACGGCTACGTCGGCTCCGACCTGGAGTCGATCTGCCGGGAGGCCGCCATCGAGGCGCTCCGCGCCGACGACGACGCCGACGAGGTCGAGATGAGCCACTTCCGGCAGGCCATCGAGTCGGTGCGGCCGACGATCACCGAGGACCTCCTCAGCTACTACGAGGAGGTCGAAGAGGAGTTCCGTGGCAGCGCGAGCACGTCCGTCGACCGCGGCGGCAACCGCTTGGGCTTCCAGTAG
- the radB gene encoding DNA repair and recombination protein RadB codes for MSDPVPIGCGPVDDLLGGGFERGTVTQLYGEPAAGKTNLALSAAVEAAVDGGRALYIDTEGLSIERFRQIVDGKTDAASFDDVAGRVVVSEAYDFDEQAEAVRDAEEFAESVDLIVLDSATGFYRLERAGESSGGETLRKVASQVTHLLSLARKHDVAVVVTNQVFRDPDADRTRGLGGNTLEHWTGVVLRLERFRGGNRRASLEKHRSKATGDSATFRITGDGVEATDEF; via the coding sequence GTGAGTGATCCCGTCCCCATCGGCTGTGGCCCCGTCGACGACCTCCTCGGCGGCGGCTTCGAGCGCGGTACCGTCACGCAGCTCTACGGCGAGCCCGCGGCGGGGAAGACCAACCTCGCGCTCTCGGCGGCTGTCGAGGCCGCGGTCGACGGCGGTCGCGCGCTCTACATCGACACCGAGGGGCTCTCGATCGAACGCTTCCGACAGATCGTCGACGGCAAGACCGACGCGGCGTCGTTCGACGACGTCGCGGGCCGGGTCGTCGTCTCGGAGGCCTACGACTTCGACGAGCAGGCCGAAGCGGTGCGCGACGCCGAGGAGTTCGCCGAGTCGGTCGACCTGATCGTCCTCGACTCCGCGACGGGGTTCTACCGGCTGGAACGCGCCGGCGAGAGCTCCGGCGGCGAGACGCTGCGGAAGGTGGCAAGTCAGGTGACCCACCTGCTCTCGCTGGCCCGGAAACACGACGTGGCGGTCGTCGTCACCAATCAGGTGTTCCGCGACCCCGACGCCGACCGGACCCGCGGGCTGGGCGGCAACACGCTCGAACACTGGACCGGCGTCGTCCTTCGACTGGAGCGCTTCCGCGGCGGCAACCGCCGCGCCTCGCTGGAGAAACACCGCTCGAAGGCCACCGGCGACTCGGCGACGTTCCGGATCACCGGTGACGGCGTCGAGGCGACCGACGAGTTCTAA